In a genomic window of bacterium:
- a CDS encoding HAD family phosphatase: MKKRPDIRAIFFDLGGVIVSGSLSNVVKALATLTRVSQKRIKKFYDPWVEPLHKGEITSVSLARKACAHFGITTPKGRKARRTFIEVYKRNKKISRPLLRLVLALRHRYTVGLISDIVHEHAIANARWGVFKYFKPVVLSCFIGLCKPGSAIFHYALRKAGIKPREAVFIDDLAENVRGAQRVGMYGVRFKNIQLLRRDLKKLGVLWN, from the coding sequence ATGAAGAAAAGACCAGATATCAGGGCGATTTTTTTCGACTTGGGCGGAGTGATTGTATCAGGATCATTGAGTAATGTTGTGAAAGCGCTTGCTACGCTTACGCGGGTTTCCCAAAAACGGATTAAAAAGTTTTACGATCCATGGGTCGAACCCTTGCACAAAGGGGAAATAACAAGCGTGTCGCTCGCACGCAAGGCCTGCGCCCATTTCGGCATTACTACGCCGAAGGGTCGTAAAGCAAGGCGTACGTTTATTGAGGTGTATAAGAGGAACAAAAAAATCTCTCGGCCTCTCTTGAGACTCGTCTTGGCACTTCGTCATCGCTATACGGTTGGTCTTATTTCCGATATAGTCCACGAACACGCTATCGCGAACGCTCGATGGGGTGTCTTCAAGTACTTCAAGCCGGTTGTTCTCTCGTGTTTTATTGGCTTGTGCAAACCCGGTAGCGCAATTTTTCATTATGCACTCAGAAAAGCAGGCATAAAGCCGCGAGAAGCAGTGTTTATCGATGATCTTGCCGAGAATGTTCGCGGAGCGCAGAGGGTTGGCATGTACGGCGTTCGCTTTAAAAATATTCAGCTGCTTAGACGCGATCTCAAAAAGCTTGGCGTATTATGGAACTGA
- a CDS encoding phosphoribosylamine--glycine ligase — MASDEKKNGNGIEQESVVPSADKPKKNFLFVSWESLSGDVAWKLKTEGHQVKAYIDNKKERDVYDGFFDKVEDWKSFIDWADVVVFDDVGFGKEADALRKKGKLIVGGSAYTDRLEEDREFGQAEMKRVGMLTLPHWDFENFDEGIKFLKENPGRYVFKPSQGTYGDMRGIVFLGEEEDGKDILQVLEHNKESWQKKIKRFQIQKLATGVEVAVGAFFNGEDFLYPININFEHKKLFPGDIGPYTGEMGTLMYWSPANTIFNSTLAKMRDDLKNAGYTGYIDINCIANARGIYPLEFTSRFGYPTISIQMEGIAQDMGDLLYNMASRQPGEIKVRKGFQVGAIVAVPPFPYADEDEFSIYKDFSILFKKPNLDGIHLGDVKLVDGDWRVAGELGYALVVTGSGLTVEEARKQLYGRISNIMLQNMFYRTDIGAKWAEDSDKLHMWGYLY; from the coding sequence ATGGCAAGCGATGAGAAAAAAAATGGAAATGGAATTGAGCAGGAGAGCGTCGTGCCTTCAGCCGACAAACCAAAGAAGAATTTTTTATTTGTGTCGTGGGAAAGTTTGAGCGGCGACGTTGCATGGAAGCTGAAAACGGAGGGACATCAGGTGAAGGCCTACATTGATAATAAAAAAGAGCGCGATGTTTACGATGGCTTTTTTGATAAAGTAGAGGATTGGAAAAGCTTTATTGATTGGGCCGATGTTGTTGTTTTTGATGATGTCGGTTTCGGCAAAGAAGCTGATGCGCTTCGAAAAAAGGGGAAGCTTATCGTAGGCGGCAGTGCCTATACCGATCGTCTTGAAGAGGATCGGGAGTTCGGGCAGGCAGAAATGAAGCGCGTAGGCATGCTCACGCTACCGCACTGGGATTTTGAGAATTTTGACGAGGGTATAAAGTTCTTGAAGGAGAACCCCGGCCGGTACGTGTTCAAGCCATCGCAGGGAACGTATGGCGACATGCGCGGTATCGTGTTCTTGGGCGAAGAAGAGGATGGCAAGGATATTTTGCAGGTTCTGGAGCACAACAAAGAAAGCTGGCAAAAAAAGATAAAACGTTTTCAGATACAAAAGCTTGCAACCGGGGTAGAAGTGGCCGTGGGCGCATTTTTTAACGGGGAAGATTTCCTGTATCCCATCAATATCAATTTCGAACATAAAAAACTTTTCCCGGGGGACATCGGTCCTTATACCGGCGAGATGGGAACGCTGATGTACTGGTCTCCGGCCAATACCATTTTCAACAGCACGCTTGCCAAAATGCGCGATGACCTGAAAAACGCCGGTTACACAGGGTATATTGATATCAACTGCATTGCCAATGCGCGTGGCATCTATCCTCTGGAATTCACCTCGCGGTTCGGCTATCCAACCATTTCCATCCAGATGGAGGGTATCGCGCAAGATATGGGGGACCTCTTGTATAACATGGCCTCGCGTCAGCCCGGAGAGATTAAGGTCCGTAAGGGATTCCAGGTAGGCGCGATAGTAGCCGTGCCGCCCTTTCCCTATGCGGATGAGGATGAGTTCAGTATTTACAAGGATTTTTCCATTCTTTTTAAAAAGCCGAATCTTGACGGCATTCACTTGGGCGACGTAAAGCTCGTTGATGGCGATTGGCGCGTTGCGGGAGAGCTTGGGTATGCGCTGGTGGTTACGGGCTCCGGCCTTACGGTTGAAGAAGCGCGAAAACAGCTCTACGGCCGCATTTCGAATATTATGTTGCAGAACATGTTCTACCGCACCGACATCGGCGCCAAGTGGGCGGAAGATAGCGATAAACTGCATATGTGGGGGTATCTTTACTAG
- a CDS encoding glycosyltransferase family 4 protein — protein MRILLFSHDKTLFKKGSESQARMRERGKICDALVILVPTQKGFEKESLSSNVRVIPTNSRSRFWSFFDLKKMAGRALKEEPINLIIAQDPFEFGWIATKLGKTYDISVQIELHGDFYSTGYWKWSSPANLLRHQISLRVLKSACCIRVVSERLRTALRDKLGISDNRISVFPVEARADRYLAAEKDKFLKERYANFDFFLLTVGVLNPVKNIGMQIWALSDAVKRYPKTALVIVGDGPERHVLEILARKLRVAQNVIFADVQQDLLPYYMSADAFLLTSHAEGWGRVVVEAMASGLPTVMTDVGLAGEILLNGRNGIIIPRKDERALERAIEQLEKDADLRERLSAEARKTIRMMPSHEEALKKYKESWEKCVQD, from the coding sequence ATGAGGATTCTGTTGTTTAGCCACGACAAGACGCTTTTCAAGAAAGGAAGCGAATCCCAAGCTCGCATGCGCGAGCGCGGGAAGATTTGTGACGCGCTTGTCATTCTTGTACCTACGCAAAAAGGTTTTGAGAAGGAGAGTCTTTCGTCAAACGTGCGCGTTATTCCGACAAACTCAAGGAGCAGATTCTGGTCATTTTTTGATCTGAAGAAAATGGCGGGACGCGCCCTGAAGGAAGAGCCCATTAATCTTATCATCGCCCAAGACCCATTCGAATTCGGCTGGATAGCCACAAAACTCGGCAAAACATATGATATTTCCGTCCAGATTGAACTTCACGGAGATTTTTATTCAACGGGATACTGGAAGTGGTCCAGTCCCGCAAATTTACTGCGGCATCAGATAAGTCTTAGAGTGCTGAAGAGCGCGTGTTGTATCCGCGTGGTGAGCGAGAGGTTGCGCACGGCGTTAAGAGATAAACTCGGCATTTCCGATAACCGTATCTCGGTATTCCCCGTTGAGGCGAGAGCGGACCGGTATCTTGCGGCAGAAAAAGATAAGTTTTTGAAAGAGCGATACGCCAACTTCGATTTTTTCTTGCTCACAGTCGGCGTATTGAATCCGGTAAAGAATATTGGTATGCAAATTTGGGCTCTTTCTGACGCGGTGAAGCGCTATCCGAAAACGGCGTTGGTTATTGTGGGAGACGGGCCCGAAAGGCATGTGCTTGAAATTTTGGCCAGGAAATTGCGCGTGGCGCAAAATGTCATTTTTGCGGACGTCCAGCAGGACCTTTTGCCGTATTATATGAGCGCGGATGCGTTTCTTCTTACATCGCATGCCGAAGGATGGGGGAGAGTCGTGGTGGAAGCGATGGCATCAGGCCTTCCCACCGTCATGACCGATGTGGGGCTTGCCGGAGAAATTTTGCTTAACGGCAGAAACGGCATCATTATTCCGCGTAAAGACGAAAGAGCGCTTGAGCGCGCCATAGAACAGTTGGAAAAAGACGCGGACTTACGAGAGCGCTTGAGCGCGGAGGCGCGAAAAACTATCCGGATGATGCCGTCTCACGAGGAAGCCCTGAAGAAGTATAAAGAAAGTTGGGAGAAGTGCGTGCAGGACTAA
- the secA gene encoding preprotein translocase subunit SecA: MSLFTKIFGDPNERVVRELQPIVDAINGLEEEFEKLSDADLPKKTEELKKRITSRLHASPSLSHPEKTENFPEEFGSSEETGDAGETLDDILPEAFALVREAAKRTLHQRHFDVQLIGGIVLHRGQIAEMRTGEGKTLTATLPLYLNALLGRGAHLVTVNDYLARLHTVLMGQIFHALGLSCGVIVHDQAFVYDPNFHVSQEHGGGEQMANKGRQRGEGIEKDDMHDAERDIIGGFKVEQSYLRPVERHEAYEADITYGTNNEFGFDYLRDNMVYDRRRMAQKDHFYAIVDEVDSILIDEARTPLIISAPDMESSKLYEQFARMVPKLAPSEDYIVDEKFRAVTLTDAGITKVEKMLGGGNLYEEGRIREVHALESSLRAYALYHLDKEYVVKDGEIVIVDEFTGRLMPGRRYSEGLHQAIEAKESVRVQEESRTLATITFQNYFRMHEKLAGMTGTAATNAEEFHKVYKLDVVTIPTHKPMIRRDQADLVFKSEKGKFMAVAREVKARHEKGQPVLIGTVSIEKNEYLSEILKREGISHELLNAKNHEREGAIIAQAGRFGAVTVATNMAGRGVDIILGGNPPDSEEAEKVKKLGGLHIIGTERHEARRIDNQLRGRAGRQGDSGSSQFFVSLEDDLMRIFGGDKIRSLMERLGVPEDEAIQNRMISRAIEQAQGRIEGYNFDIRKHVLEYDEVMNKHREIIYKKRKEILEHSEDEKGPGTEPIVLSMVEAQLRDVVSFHASSHTEETSSENAKSFLDAVGKMLPLKREHAEKLYEDAKKGFENPEALAEELVQYANLTYEAKEGQLGEQVLRDAEKAVLLQTLDMLWMDHLEAMEHLRDSVRLRAYGQRDPLIEYKNEGHQQFQQLLKAYEAMVAQTIFKVGAVSQHGQKLGEIREERRDIFGKDSPMKTETERRSGQPAIKKPEVGRNDPCPCGAKQPDGRPKKYKKCHGA, encoded by the coding sequence ATGTCTTTATTCACCAAAATCTTCGGGGATCCTAACGAACGAGTTGTTCGGGAGCTTCAGCCTATCGTGGACGCGATAAATGGGCTTGAGGAGGAGTTCGAGAAGTTGTCGGACGCGGACCTTCCGAAAAAAACAGAAGAACTGAAAAAACGTATTACTTCTCGCTTGCACGCAAGCCCTTCTCTTTCGCATCCCGAAAAAACAGAGAATTTTCCTGAAGAATTTGGGTCTTCGGAGGAGACGGGCGATGCGGGAGAGACGCTGGACGATATACTTCCGGAAGCTTTTGCGCTGGTTCGGGAGGCGGCCAAGCGCACGCTCCATCAGCGGCATTTTGACGTGCAATTGATCGGCGGCATTGTGCTACACCGCGGACAGATCGCCGAGATGCGCACCGGAGAAGGAAAAACACTCACGGCCACCCTGCCGCTCTATCTCAATGCGCTTTTGGGCCGCGGAGCGCATTTGGTTACGGTAAATGATTATCTTGCGCGGCTCCATACCGTGCTCATGGGGCAAATATTTCATGCCCTCGGTCTTTCGTGCGGCGTTATCGTGCATGATCAGGCATTCGTCTATGATCCGAACTTCCATGTTTCCCAGGAACACGGAGGCGGTGAGCAAATGGCGAACAAGGGCAGACAAAGGGGGGAGGGTATCGAAAAAGACGATATGCATGACGCAGAGCGCGATATTATCGGCGGATTTAAAGTTGAGCAATCCTATCTCCGTCCCGTGGAGCGGCACGAAGCGTATGAGGCAGACATCACGTACGGCACAAATAATGAATTCGGCTTTGACTATCTTAGAGACAACATGGTGTATGACAGAAGGCGCATGGCGCAGAAAGACCACTTCTATGCCATCGTGGATGAGGTTGACAGCATTCTCATTGATGAAGCGCGCACGCCACTCATCATTTCAGCGCCCGACATGGAATCCTCAAAACTCTATGAACAATTCGCGCGCATGGTGCCAAAATTAGCGCCAAGCGAAGATTATATTGTGGACGAAAAATTCCGCGCAGTCACGCTTACTGATGCGGGCATCACGAAAGTGGAAAAAATGCTTGGTGGAGGGAATCTCTATGAAGAAGGCAGGATACGCGAAGTGCATGCACTGGAGAGTTCTTTGCGGGCGTATGCGCTTTATCATCTTGATAAAGAATATGTCGTCAAAGACGGGGAGATTGTTATTGTCGATGAGTTCACGGGGCGTCTTATGCCCGGCCGCAGATATTCAGAGGGATTGCATCAGGCCATTGAAGCAAAGGAAAGCGTGAGGGTTCAGGAAGAATCGAGGACCCTTGCAACCATCACTTTTCAAAACTATTTCCGCATGCACGAGAAACTTGCGGGCATGACCGGAACCGCCGCGACGAACGCAGAGGAGTTCCATAAAGTATACAAGCTCGATGTTGTCACTATTCCCACGCATAAGCCAATGATCCGGCGCGACCAGGCCGATCTGGTATTCAAGAGCGAGAAAGGGAAATTCATGGCGGTGGCCCGCGAGGTAAAAGCCAGGCATGAAAAAGGACAACCCGTGCTTATTGGCACCGTTTCCATAGAAAAAAATGAGTATCTTTCGGAAATTTTGAAGCGCGAAGGAATTTCTCATGAATTGCTTAACGCAAAAAACCATGAACGCGAAGGTGCGATCATTGCTCAAGCGGGGAGATTCGGGGCAGTGACGGTTGCAACCAACATGGCCGGCCGAGGCGTGGATATTATTTTGGGCGGAAATCCGCCAGATTCCGAAGAGGCGGAAAAAGTGAAGAAGCTTGGAGGATTGCATATTATCGGTACGGAACGACACGAAGCGCGCAGAATAGACAATCAGCTTAGGGGCCGTGCGGGACGCCAGGGAGATTCGGGTTCTTCCCAATTTTTCGTGTCTTTGGAAGATGATCTGATGCGCATATTCGGCGGAGACAAAATACGCTCTCTTATGGAGCGCCTGGGGGTTCCGGAAGACGAAGCAATACAAAATCGTATGATAAGCCGTGCCATAGAGCAGGCGCAGGGGCGCATCGAGGGGTATAATTTTGATATCCGCAAGCATGTGCTTGAGTACGACGAAGTGATGAACAAGCACCGGGAGATCATTTACAAGAAACGCAAAGAAATTCTTGAACACTCGGAAGATGAGAAGGGGCCGGGGACCGAACCCATTGTGCTTTCCATGGTAGAGGCGCAGCTGCGCGACGTCGTGTCGTTTCACGCTTCTTCTCACACCGAAGAAACTTCTTCGGAGAATGCAAAAAGCTTTCTTGATGCTGTTGGCAAGATGCTTCCGCTGAAGCGCGAACACGCAGAGAAGCTCTACGAAGATGCCAAAAAAGGCTTTGAGAACCCCGAGGCGCTTGCGGAAGAGCTCGTGCAATACGCCAATCTTACGTATGAGGCAAAAGAGGGACAACTTGGCGAACAGGTGCTGCGCGATGCGGAAAAAGCAGTGTTACTGCAGACGCTTGATATGTTATGGATGGACCACCTGGAAGCCATGGAGCATCTCCGTGATTCGGTAAGGCTTCGCGCCTACGGACAGCGTGATCCTCTGATCGAGTATAAGAACGAAGGACATCAGCAGTTCCAGCAGCTTCTCAAGGCCTATGAAGCAATGGTTGCCCAGACCATATTTAAGGTCGGGGCCGTATCGCAGCACGGTCAGAAGCTCGGAGAGATCCGAGAAGAACGTCGCGACATTTTCGGCAAGGATTCTCCGATGAAAACCGAAACGGAACGCCGGAGCGGACAGCCTGCGATAAAAAAACCGGAAGTCGGACGTAACGATCCCTGCCCGTGCGGAGCAAAGCAACCCGATGGACGTCCGAAAAAATACAAAAAGTGTCATGGAGCGTAG
- a CDS encoding GNAT family N-acetyltransferase → MRHDDAREARPLIQRCIDVFGWSPEHNTDYFFHSAEPDLQNIFFNTPEGWGLLAQVSDTQWYLFAEPLAPKEERAELLVAFSQAAFESAKTKKVTVELTSQTRRDFLKKLHPVRSSPAKRDATSNGVHPDLRSCAIAETFLWPVLDLEKHDPEYPGSRYKSLRNTQSRFLREHRVKVKSAVDIGRDELHDLVWRWEKGRRASHQSVSGAYHALIDDSFAGTIGARSLVVDGRPEALMAGWLVPNSKTYYMAISLHSYAHWGLGEVSLMEDLRWMQEQGFTAVDLGGSDKKLFAFKRQFGDVVTHKTHQFSIVKN, encoded by the coding sequence ATGAGACACGACGATGCTCGTGAAGCACGGCCGCTTATCCAGCGGTGTATTGATGTTTTCGGCTGGAGTCCGGAACATAATACGGACTACTTTTTTCATTCTGCCGAGCCGGACCTGCAGAATATTTTTTTTAATACACCGGAAGGATGGGGACTGCTTGCGCAGGTCTCCGATACCCAATGGTATCTTTTTGCAGAACCCCTCGCCCCAAAAGAGGAACGAGCGGAGTTGCTCGTCGCATTTTCCCAAGCCGCTTTTGAATCCGCCAAAACAAAAAAGGTTACCGTGGAGCTCACTTCCCAAACCCGCAGGGATTTTCTAAAAAAACTTCACCCCGTTAGAAGTAGTCCCGCTAAGCGGGACGCGACTTCTAACGGGGTTCACCCCGATCTTCGTTCTTGCGCGATCGCAGAGACTTTTTTGTGGCCGGTCCTTGATCTGGAAAAACACGACCCGGAGTACCCTGGTTCCCGGTATAAATCCCTGCGGAATACGCAAAGCCGTTTTTTGCGCGAACATCGCGTCAAAGTAAAAAGTGCCGTGGATATAGGGAGGGATGAGCTTCACGATCTTGTGTGGCGCTGGGAAAAGGGGCGGCGGGCCTCGCATCAAAGCGTATCGGGCGCGTACCACGCCCTTATTGACGATAGTTTTGCCGGCACCATCGGTGCACGCTCGCTCGTGGTCGATGGTAGACCCGAGGCACTGATGGCAGGATGGCTTGTCCCGAATTCAAAGACGTATTATATGGCCATAAGCCTGCACAGCTATGCCCACTGGGGACTCGGTGAAGTTTCTCTTATGGAAGATCTTCGATGGATGCAGGAACAAGGTTTTACGGCCGTTGACCTTGGGGGTAGCGACAAAAAACTTTTTGCGTTCAAGAGGCAGTTCGGGGACGTTGTAACGCACAAAACACACCAATTTTCGATAGTTAAAAATTAG
- the raiA gene encoding ribosome-associated translation inhibitor RaiA, whose protein sequence is MHLDIKGIGIELTPALKQYIEERIGGLSHFIGSDAHSSSALVEVGRSTHHHEHGDVMFAKANVHLGGKTIRAEAQTQDVRSAIDEVRQELHNEILKFKGKRKTLFRRGARSIKKLLHLSPFARFRKSSIAEDVADGEQ, encoded by the coding sequence ATGCATCTGGACATCAAAGGTATCGGCATTGAACTTACGCCGGCGCTTAAGCAGTACATTGAAGAGCGCATCGGAGGGCTCTCACATTTTATTGGTTCGGACGCCCATTCCTCAAGCGCTCTTGTTGAGGTCGGTCGCTCAACCCATCATCATGAACATGGCGACGTAATGTTCGCAAAGGCGAATGTGCATCTTGGCGGCAAGACCATACGTGCCGAAGCCCAAACTCAAGATGTACGATCGGCCATTGATGAGGTCCGTCAAGAACTGCATAACGAGATCCTGAAGTTTAAGGGGAAGCGCAAAACGCTTTTTCGGCGCGGTGCGCGGTCCATAAAAAAACTTTTGCATCTTTCGCCTTTTGCGCGCTTCCGCAAAAGTAGCATAGCAGAGGATGTGGCGGACGGTGAGCAATGA
- a CDS encoding arginine decarboxylase, pyruvoyl-dependent, with translation MLMIPTKLFFTKGVGVHKEKLASFEMALRQAGIAHCNLILVSSIFPPRCKKISKEDGVKFISPGQIVFCIYDRLSTNEPNRLIAASVGVAIPADETQHGYLSEHHAHGETDQKAGEYAEDLAASMLATTLGIEFDPNTAWNEREQIYKMSGKIVRTSNMTQSAIGNKDGLWTTVIAAAVLLP, from the coding sequence ATATTAATGATTCCCACAAAATTGTTTTTTACGAAAGGAGTTGGAGTCCACAAAGAAAAGTTGGCTTCTTTTGAGATGGCATTGCGGCAGGCGGGCATCGCGCATTGCAACCTCATTCTGGTGTCCAGCATTTTCCCACCCAGATGCAAAAAGATAAGCAAAGAGGATGGAGTGAAGTTCATCAGTCCCGGCCAGATAGTGTTTTGTATATATGACCGCCTAAGCACCAATGAACCTAATCGTCTGATCGCGGCGTCGGTAGGCGTTGCAATCCCTGCGGACGAGACCCAGCACGGCTACCTTTCAGAACATCATGCCCATGGCGAGACCGATCAAAAAGCCGGGGAATACGCGGAGGACCTAGCGGCAAGCATGTTAGCCACGACGCTTGGAATTGAGTTTGACCCCAATACAGCTTGGAACGAGCGGGAGCAGATTTACAAGATGAGCGGCAAGATTGTGCGTACCTCTAACATGACGCAATCCGCCATCGGCAACAAAGACGGTCTTTGGACGACGGTGATTGCCGCAGCGGTGTTGTTGCCGTGA
- the murB gene encoding UDP-N-acetylmuramate dehydrogenase, with the protein MELKENILLAPYTNFRVGGPADFFVEAKNTDELKEASQFAKKKNVPVVVLGGGANILISDAGFRGLVIRIVARSLSVKDGLIVADAGCTMGQVVAEAQKAGLTGLEWAVGLPGTVGGAVFGNAGCFGGETKDVVYSVELLDLKNYELRIVDYKELEPGYRHSNLKKMGDIVVSATFKLKKGDAKDIAASMEQIRQKSTERIKEQPLGAWTAGSTFKGVLLTENDKSRITDCGLDWKSGINRTGYLSAGWLLEQTGLKGYRVGDALFSSHHANFIINHGKASASDILHLIDTAKLRVMERFGIELKEEIRYIGFEDRE; encoded by the coding sequence ATGGAACTGAAAGAAAACATTCTACTCGCTCCTTATACAAACTTTCGGGTAGGCGGGCCGGCGGATTTTTTTGTTGAGGCGAAAAACACAGATGAACTCAAGGAAGCCTCGCAATTTGCAAAGAAAAAAAATGTTCCGGTTGTGGTTCTCGGTGGGGGAGCAAACATCTTGATATCCGATGCAGGTTTTCGTGGGCTGGTCATTCGCATTGTCGCCAGATCTCTTTCGGTTAAGGATGGCCTTATTGTGGCGGACGCCGGATGCACCATGGGGCAAGTGGTGGCCGAAGCCCAAAAAGCCGGCCTTACGGGTCTGGAATGGGCCGTGGGGCTTCCTGGCACGGTGGGAGGTGCGGTATTCGGTAATGCCGGGTGTTTTGGAGGAGAGACGAAAGACGTGGTTTATTCGGTAGAATTGTTAGATTTGAAAAATTACGAATTACGGATTGTGGATTATAAAGAACTGGAACCGGGTTATAGGCATTCCAATCTAAAGAAAATGGGCGATATTGTTGTGTCGGCGACATTTAAACTAAAGAAAGGGGACGCCAAAGATATCGCCGCAAGCATGGAACAGATACGGCAGAAAAGCACCGAACGTATAAAGGAACAACCATTGGGGGCATGGACTGCGGGCAGTACGTTTAAAGGGGTACTATTAACGGAAAATGATAAATCGCGAATTACGGATTGCGGATTGGATTGGAAGAGCGGCATTAATAGGACGGGATATCTATCTGCGGGATGGCTTTTGGAGCAAACAGGATTGAAAGGATATCGAGTCGGCGACGCTTTATTTTCTTCTCATCACGCAAACTTTATCATTAATCATGGAAAGGCCAGCGCGTCAGACATTTTACATCTTATTGATACCGCCAAGCTCCGTGTGATGGAGAGGTTTGGTATTGAACTTAAGGAAGAAATACGGTATATTGGATTTGAGGATCGCGAATGA
- a CDS encoding saccharopine dehydrogenase NADP-binding domain-containing protein, with protein MKIFVVGAGATGSVLINTLAGQKEVERIFCVAKNKRIAAEFVKSHPKVKIFGADVADRTKMEKFAKGSDLVINAASPWLNVPILKLALRVHAHYQDLEAYLGLDDGRSKMPYRIEHLSFDKEFRKQRRVALFDAGVAPGLTNLLVAEAQEVLGNLKNVSIRLLEDLQASAYISTWSPSAAIDEVYSRPVVYRNGKFSILKRFSDPEEFNFPKPFGRHTTYAIMNNEAFTIPQYLSVGKIEVRSAGCDDEAARIMVALGLLEKKPMRIRGITLTPLEFTMRIMRQPPTPKELKRLVATGVVRDGYFAFFIEATGPKKRKIAYWVPFPSQKTLFKKDIHSTYVAHPAGTCAAVFALEIPHIQKYGTMPPEVLPKDNRERILKRIKQFGINVKTR; from the coding sequence ATGAAAATCTTTGTTGTTGGAGCAGGGGCGACGGGGTCAGTGCTGATTAATACGCTCGCGGGGCAAAAAGAGGTCGAGCGGATTTTTTGCGTTGCAAAAAACAAACGCATCGCGGCAGAATTTGTAAAATCGCATCCGAAGGTGAAAATCTTCGGCGCAGATGTTGCGGATCGCACAAAAATGGAAAAGTTTGCCAAAGGGAGCGATCTTGTCATTAATGCAGCCTCTCCTTGGCTGAACGTTCCCATTTTGAAACTTGCGCTTCGCGTTCATGCACACTACCAGGACCTTGAAGCATATCTTGGGCTTGATGACGGAAGATCGAAGATGCCCTATCGGATAGAACACTTGTCATTTGATAAAGAGTTTAGGAAACAGAGGCGCGTTGCCCTGTTCGACGCGGGAGTTGCGCCGGGTCTTACCAATCTTCTTGTTGCCGAAGCCCAAGAAGTACTTGGAAACTTAAAGAATGTGAGCATACGGTTGCTTGAGGACTTGCAAGCCTCCGCATACATATCAACGTGGTCGCCGTCAGCCGCGATTGATGAGGTATATTCCAGGCCCGTTGTGTATCGAAATGGGAAATTCAGTATTCTGAAGAGATTTTCCGACCCCGAGGAGTTTAATTTCCCAAAACCGTTCGGTCGACACACAACGTACGCGATCATGAATAATGAGGCATTCACCATTCCCCAGTATCTCAGCGTCGGGAAGATCGAAGTGCGTTCGGCAGGTTGCGACGACGAAGCGGCGCGCATAATGGTTGCTCTGGGGCTTCTTGAGAAAAAACCCATGCGCATTCGCGGCATAACGCTGACTCCGCTGGAGTTTACGATGCGCATCATGCGCCAACCGCCGACCCCAAAAGAACTCAAGCGCCTGGTTGCAACCGGAGTGGTTCGGGATGGCTATTTCGCGTTTTTTATCGAAGCAACTGGGCCCAAGAAAAGAAAAATCGCCTACTGGGTTCCGTTCCCATCGCAAAAGACGCTATTCAAAAAGGACATACATTCTACCTATGTCGCCCATCCTGCAGGAACGTGCGCCGCCGTGTTTGCGCTGGAAATTCCGCACATACAAAAATACGGCACCATGCCGCCCGAAGTACTGCCGAAAGACAACCGCGAGCGCATTTTGAAGCGGATAAAGCAGTTCGGCATAAACGTTAAAACGCGATGA